One Gadus morhua chromosome 1, gadMor3.0, whole genome shotgun sequence DNA segment encodes these proteins:
- the LOC115544061 gene encoding tumor necrosis factor receptor superfamily member 14, with product MIQTGINIGHLRPIFFEHLVWLIFIAITNISAGCPSDEYPIMHHECCPNCQTGQYVSQDCTLRKYTVCLPCSEGTFNNGSNGLKQCFPCTDCASGLGFKLKKQCTTTSDALCEVLDGYFCKDSVRGGCMAVQRHKDCSPGQYISQRGTASQDTVCLNCNHGTFSNANSTYCRPHKICEHLGLEQMKPGSDSTDSECSSFKGGDKSVWEVLGILVAGTLIQVVAIFVLMLCLYIYISCLPHVECLDASTLSILCEVVE from the exons ATGATTCAAACTGGAATAAACATTGGACATCTTCGTCCAATTTTCTTTGAACATTTAGTTTGGCTAATATTCATTGCCATTACTAATATATCAGCAGGATGTCCCTCGGATGAATATCCAATAATGCATCATGAGTGTTGTCCTAATTGCCAAACTG GCCAATATGTTTCTCAGGACTGTACTCTGAGAAAGTACACAGTGTGTCTGCCGTGTAGCGAAGGTACTTTCAACAATGGATCGAATGGGCTTAAACAATGCTTTCCTTGCACAGACTGTGCTTCAG GTCTCGGCTTTAAGCTGAAGAAGCAGTGTACAACCACATCAGATGCTCTGTGTGAGGTACTGGACGGCTACTTCTGTAAGGACTCAGTGAGGGGTGGATGTATGGCAGTTCAGAGACACAAGGATTGCAGTCCTGGCCAATACATCAGCCAAAGAG GAACAGCTTCTCAAGACACAGTGTGCCTTAATTGCAACCATGGAACATTCTCAAATGCCAACTCAACATATTGCCGGCCCCACAAAAT ATGTGAACATCTGGGACTGGAGCAGATGAAACCAGGAAGTGATTCCACAGATTCTGAATGTAGTTCATTCAAAGGCGGGGATAAAAGTGTTTGGGAGGTATTAGGAATACTAGTAGCTGGAACACTAATTCAAGTAGTGGCAATCTTCGTCCTGATGCTatgtctatatatttatataagttGTTTACCACACGTTGAATGCCTGGATGCCTCTACGTTAAGTATTTTGTGTGAGGTGGTTGAATGA